In Mercurialis annua linkage group LG5, ddMerAnnu1.2, whole genome shotgun sequence, a single genomic region encodes these proteins:
- the LOC126682432 gene encoding ABC transporter G family member 29-like, producing the protein MERTGSAAHSQRTSRNMSRNLSLTITRSLSKAEDIFLAGNRYSRRSSTKGEEDEEALKWAAIEKLPTYNRLRTTLMESHTVNDGAMRMHKEVDVAKLDVNDREMFINKIFKVAEEDNEKFLKKFRKRIDRVGVQLPSVEVRYENLTIEADCQIGSRALPSIANATRNMVESAIGVFGINSKRTKLTIIKDASAILKPSRMTLLLGPPSSGKTTLLLALAGKLDPSLKVSGNITYNGYKLNEFVPRKTSAYISQNDVHVGIMTVKETLDFSARCQGVGYRYDLLSELARREKEAGIFPEKEVDFFMKATALEGAQNNLFTDYTLKLLGLDICKDTIVGDEMLRGISGGQKKRVTTGEMIVGPTKTLFMDEISTGLDSSTTFQIVKCLQQIVHLTEATVLMSLLQPPPETFDLFDDVILLSEGRIVYQGPRDHILEFFESCGFRCPERKGTADFLQEVTSKKDQEQYWVDRSKPYKYISVPEFAEKFKSFHVGFHLQNELAVPFDKSRGHPAALAFAKYSIPRKDLLKACWDKEWLLMKKNALVFVSKTIKIIIMALIACTVYIKPRMHTKTEEDASVFVGALIFTMVTNMFNGYGDVAMTIARLPVFYKQRDLLFHPTWTFTLPTVLQALPISVVESIVWVSITYYSSGFAPEASRYFKHLLAVFLIQQMASGVFRLIAGVCRTMIIANNGGALVLLIMFLLAGFSLPKDQIPNAWEWAYWLSPMTYGYNALTINEIYAPRWMNKLASDNSTKLGIAVLQDLGIFRDENWYWIGVGALLGFSVLFNVLFTFALMYLSPLEKKQAVISEEAALELEDEEDLNGEPRLKVSKSQKETLPHSLTAADGNNTRELEIQRMSSPPNPSGRSINAGTMDAATGAPPKKGMALPFTPLAMSFENVNYFVDMPVEMKQQGVGEDRLQLLREVTGAFRPGILTALMGVSGAGKTTLMDVLAGRKTGGYIEGDIRISGYPKNQETFARISGYCEQNDLHSPQVTVKESLIYSAFLRLPAQVSKEEKMTFVDQVLELVELDNLKDAIVGLPGVTGLSTEQRKRLTIAVELVANPSIIFMDEPTSGLDARAAAIVMRAVRNTVDTGRTVVCTIHQPSIDIFEAFDELLLMKRGGQIIYLGPLGQNSQKIVEYFEEVPGVPKITEKDNPSTWMLEVSSVAAEVRLGTDFAEYYKSSSLCQRNKALVDELALPPPGARDLYFATQYSQNLWGQFKNCLWKQWWSYWRSPDYNLGRSFFTLIAAFLVGTVFWKVGTKRDTAGALNTIIGAMYSAVIFIGINNCSTVQPIIGIERTVFYRERAAGMYSALPYALSQVVCEIPYVLFQTIYYTLIVYALVAFEWTAAKFFWFFFVSFFSFLYFTFYGMMTVSITPDLQVAAIFAAAFYGLFNLFSGFYIPRPKIPKWWVWYYWMCPLAWTVYGLIVSQYHDVEDRIKVPGVSVDPTIKEYIQDHYGYDPDFMGPVAVVLVGFCFFFAFIYAYAIKTLNFQTR; encoded by the exons ATGGAGAGAACGGGAAGTGCGGCTCATAGTCAGCGAACGAGCCGGAACATGAGCCGGAACTTGAGCCTAACGATAACGAGAAGCTTAAGCAAAGCGGAAGATATATTTTTAGCCGGAAACCGATACTCGAGGAGAAGTAGCACAAAAggcgaagaagatgaagaagccCTAAAATGGGCTGCCATTGAGAAGTTGCCAACTTATAATAGGTTGAGAACAACTTTAATGGAGTCTCATACGGTTAATGATGGAGCCATGAGAATGCATAAAGAAGTTGATGTTGCTAAGCTTGATGTTAATGACAGGGAGATGTTTATCAATAAGATTTTTAAAGTTGCTGAAGAAGATAATGAGAAGTTCTTGAAAAAATTTAGAAAGAGAATTGACag GGTTGGAGTGCAGCTACCGAGCGTAGAAGTGAGATATGAGAATTTAACGATCGAAGCGGATTGCCAAATCGGGAGCCGAGCTCTTCCTAGCATTGCAAATGCTACTAGAAATATGGTAGAATCCGCCATCGGTGTgtttggaattaattccaaGAGAACAAAGCTTACTATAATTAAAGATGCTTCGGCCATTTTAAAACCATCAAG GATGACTCTATTATTGGGCCCTCCATCCTCGGGGAAAACAACTCTTTTGCTAGCATTGGCTGGAAAATTGGACCCAAGCCTGAAG GTAAGTGGAAATATAACCTATAATGGGTATAAGCTGAATGAATTTGTGCCTCGAAAAACATCAGCATATATCAGCCAAAATGATGTTCATGTTGGAATTATGACTGTCAAAGAAACCCTAGATTTCTCTGCAAGATGCCAAGGAGTTGGCTACAGATATG ATTTGTTAAGTGAACTTGCAAGGAGAGAAAAGGAAGCAGGAATATTTCCTGAGAAAGAAGTGGATTTTTTCATGAAA GCAACTGCACTGGAAGGAGCTCAAAACAATCTTTTTACAGATTATACCCTCAAA CTGTTAGGTCTTGATATATGTAAAGATACCATTGTCGGAGATGAAATGCTCCGGGGAATATCCGGTGGTCAGAAGAAGAGAGTAACAACAG GAGAAATGATTGTTGGACCGACAAAAACGCTATTCATGGATGAAATATCAACGGGTTTAGACAGCTCGACGACATTTCAAATAGTTAAATGCCTGCAACAGATTGTGCACTTAACTGAAGCAACAGTGTTGATGTCGCTACTACAGCCTCCTcctgaaacatttgatttgtttgacGATGTCATTCTTCTTTCTGAAGGTCGAATTGTCTACCAGGGTCCAAGAGACCACATTCTTGAATTCTTCGAATCTTGTGGTTTCCGTTGCCCCGAAAGAAAGGGAACTGCCGATTTCTTGCAAGAG GTTACTTCAAAGAAAGACCAAGAGCAATACTGGGTAGACAGAAGTAAACCATACAAATATATATCAGTTCCTGAATTTGCAGAAAAGTTCAAGAGCTTTCATGTCGGGTTCCATCTACAGAATGAGCTAGCAGTGCCATTCGACAAGTCTCGAGGCCATCCAGCGGCTCTAGCATTTGCAAAATATTCAATTCCGAGAAAAGATCTGCTCAAAGCTTGTTGGGATAAAGAATGGCTGCTGATGAAAAAAAATGCTTTGGTTTTTGTGTCAAAGACGATCAAGATTATTATTATGGCATTAATAGCATGCACGGTATACATAAAGCCAAGAATGCATACAAAGACCGAAGAAGATGCATCAGTATTTGTCGGTGCACTTATATTCACTATGGTCACTAACATGTTTAATGGTTATGGTGACGTTGCTATGACAATCGCAAGACTTCCAGTGTTTTACAAGCAAAGGGACCTTCTTTTCCATCCAACTTGGACATTTACTCTTCCAACTGTCTTGCAAGCATTGCCTATTTCAGTCGTGGAGTCCATCGTATGGGTGTCTATAACTTATTACTCTTCTGGATTTGCACCTGAAGCTAGcag GTATTTCAAGCATCTGTTGGCAGTATTCTTGATTCAACAAATGGCTTCAGGAGTCTTCAGACTCATTGCTGGAGTGTGCAGGACTATGATCATTGCAAATAATGGAGGAGCACTTGTTCTCCTCATTATGTTCTTGCTTGCAGGATTCTCTCTACCTAAAG ATCAAATTCCAAATGCATGGGAATGGGCTTATTGGCTTTCACCCATGACTTATGGTTACAATGCCCTAACTATTAATGAAATATATGCTCCAAGGTGGATGAACAAACTG GCTTCAGATAATAGTACGAAGTTAGGGATAGCAGTGCTACAAGACTTGGGAATTTTCCGAGATGAGAATTGGTATTGGATTGGTGTCGGTGCTCTCCTAGGATTTTCAGTTCTTTTCAACGTCCTCTTCACCTTTGCTCTAATGTACTTGAGTC CTCTTGAAAAAAAGCAAGCAGTAATCTCCGAGGAAGCAGCATTGGAATTGGAAGATGAAGAAGACTTGAATGGCGAACCAAGACTAAAAGTAAGCAAGTCACAGAAAGAAACATTGCCCCACTCATTAACTGCTGCTGATGGAAATAATACAC GAGAATTGGAAATTCAGAGGATGAGCAGCCCTCCAAATCCGAGTGGACGATCTATAAATGCTGGTACTATGGACGCGGCGACAGGCGCTCCTCCTAAGAAAGGAATGGCTCTTCCTTTCACTCCATTGGCAATGTCCTTCGAAAATGTCAATTATTTTGTAGATATGCCTGTT GAAATGAAACAACAAGGAGTTGGAGAAGACAGGCTTCAATTACTTAGGGAAGTAACAGGTGCATTTAGGCCCGGAATCCTGACAGCTTTAATGGGAGTAAGTGGAGCAGGAAAAACAACATTGATGGATGTTTTAGCTGGAAGAAAAACTGGTGGATACATTGAAGGCGATATCAGAATTTCAGGATACCCCAAGAATCAAGAAACCTTTGCCAGAATTTCAGGATATTGTGAACAGAATGATCTCCACTCACCTCAAGTCACAGTTAAAGAATCCTTGATCTACTCTGCATTCCTTCGCCTTCCTGCACAAGTTAGCAAAGAGGAAAAAATG ACTTTCGTTGATCAAGTGTTGGAATTGGTAGAGCTAGACAATCTTAAAGATGCAATAGTTGGGCTGCCTGGAGTGACAGGGCTGTCAACAGAACAACGAAAAAGGTTGACAATTGCGGTGGAGCTTGTTGCTAATCCTTCAATTATTTTCATGGACGAACCGACTTCCGGACTTGATGCAAGAGCAGCAGCAATTGTGATGAGGGCTGTGAGAAACACTGTGGATACTGGTAGAACTGTTGTATGCACAATCCATCAGCCTAGTATCGACATCTTTGAAGCCTTTGATGAGTTGCTCCTGATGAAGAGAGGAGgacaaattatatatttaggGCCATTAGGTCAAAATTCACAAAAAATTGTTGAATATTTTGAg GAAGTTCCTGGAGTTCCTAAAATCACAGAGAAGGACAATCCATCTACATGGATGCTAGAAGTAAGCTCTGTAGCGGCTGAAGTCCGGCTTGGAACAGACTTTGCAGAATATTACAAGTCATCATCCTTGTGTCA GAGAAACAAAGCTTTAGTGGATGAATTAGCCTTGCCGCCTCCAGGAGCAAGAGACCTTTATTTTGCGACGCAATATTCACAAAATTTATGGGGACAGTTCAAGAATTGCCTTTGGAAACAATGGTGGAGTTACTGGAGAAGTCCTGATTATAATCTTGGCAGGAGCTTCTTCACCTTGATTGCTGCCTTTCTAGTGGGGACTGTATTCTGGAAAGTTGGAACTAAAAG GGACACTGCAGGTGCACTAAATACGATCATTGGTGCAATGTACTCGGCTGTCATATTTATTGGTATCAACAACTGCTCAACAGTACAACCCATAATAGGAATTGAAAGAACTGTGTTTTATCGCGAAAGAGCAGCTGGAATGTACTCTGCATTACCTTATGCCCTTTCACAG GTTGTTTGTGAAATACCTTATGTGTTGTTTCAGACAATATATTATACACTTATAGTGTATGCATTAGTAGCCTTTGAATGGACAGCAGCCAAATTTTTCTGGTTCTTCTTTGTCTCcttcttctccttcctctaCTTCACATTCTACGGAATGATGACCGTTTCCATCACGCCAGACCTTCAAGTAGCAGCCATTTTCGCAGCAGCATTTTACGGACTTTTCAATCTCTTCTCAGGATTTTACATTCCACGACCG AAAATTCCCAAATGGTGGGTATGGTACTACTGGATGTGTCCATTGGCATGGACAGTGTACGGACTAATTGTGTCGCAGTACCATGACGTTGAAGACCGCATCAAAGTTCCTGGAGTTTCGGTTGATCCTACGATTAAAGAGTATATTCAGGATCATTACGGGTATGATCCAGATTTCATGGGACCGGTCGCTGTCGTGCTGGTCGGCTTCTGCTTCTTCTTTGCTTTTATTTATGCATATGCCATTAAAACACTCAACTTCCAAACCAGATAA
- the LOC126682433 gene encoding ABC transporter G family member 29-like: MDGMEKLRTTSRRVSTNMNRSISRSFSRSMDDVFSGGRQSRRSSRHAEEDEEALKWAAIEKLPTYDRLRTTIMQTFEDNDEFQGVHKQVDVAKLNMNDRQMFIDKIFKVAEEDNEKFLRKFRQRIDKVGIKLPAVEVRYEHLTVEAECQIGSRALPSLPNAARNIAESVIGLFGINLAKTTKLTILKDASGILKPSRMTLLLGPPSSGKTSLLLALAGKLDPSLRVSGEITYNGYKMNEFVPRKTSAYISQNDVHVGVMTVKETLDFSARCQGVGTRHDLLSELARREKDAGIFPEAEVDLFMKATAMKGAESNLFTDYTLKLLGLDICKDTIVGDEMLRGISGGQKKRVTTGEMIVGPTKTLFMDEISTGLDSSTTFQIVKCMQQIAHLTEATVLMSLLQPAPETFDLFDDVILLSEGRIVYQGPRNHILEFFECCGFRCPERKGTADFLQEVTSKKDQEQYWANKMRPYRYISVPEFSERFKKFHTGMQLDNDLSVPFDKSQGHKAALAFSKYSVSKKELFKTCWDKEWLLIQRNSVVFVSKIVQLIIVAIIASTVFIKPRMHTRNEGDGAMYIGAVLFSMICNMFNGIAELSLMITRLPVFYKQRDLLFHPPWTFTLPTFLLQLPMSIIESVVWVGITYYSIGFAPEASSFFKHLLLIFLIQQMAAGLFKLIAAVCRTMIIANTGGVLILLLVFLLGGFILPKSQIPSWWEWAYWISPLTYGYNAFAVNEMYAPRWMNKRAADNSTSLGVAVLKNFDVFQNKNWYWIGAGALLGFAVLFNVLFTLALMYLSAPGKKQAVISEETAMEMENEEDSNGQPRLRMTQSQKDTFPRSLSASDGNNTRDMAMQRMSSQSSPNGLNRNADSSLEAANGVAAKRGMVLPFTPLAMSFDSVNYYVDMPAEMKQQGVAEDRLQLLREVTSAFRPGVLTALMGVSGAGKTTLMDVLAGRKTGGYIEGDIRISGFPKVQETFARISGYCEQNDIHSPQVTVRESLIYSAFLRLPKEVSKEDKMIFVDEVMELVELDNLKNALVGLPGVTGLSTEQRKRLTIAVELVANPSIIFMDEPTSGLDARAAAIVMRTVRNTVDTGRTVVCTIHQPSIDIFESFDELLLMKRGGQVIYSGPLGTNSHKIIEYFEAVPGIPKIKEKYNPATWMLEVSSIAAEVRLGMDFAEHYKQSALHQRNKGLAKELSVPPTGAKDLYFETQYSQSFWGQFKSCLWKQWWTYWRSPDYNLVRYCFTLVAALMVGTIFWKVGTKRDSSSDLSTIIGAMYAAVLFIGINNCSTIQPIISIERSVFYRERAAGMYSSLPYALGQFVCEIPYVLFQTTYYSLIVYAMLAFEWTVAKFFWFYFISFFSFLYFTYYGMMTVSVTPNLQVAAIFAATFYALFNLFSGFFIPRPKIPKWWVWYYWICPVAWTVYGLILSQYRDAEDLITVPGMLEKSKIRDYIQDFYGYDPDFMGPIAAVLVGFTVFFAFVYVYAIRTLNFQTR; the protein is encoded by the exons ATGGACGGAATGGAGAAATTAAGAACTACAAGTAGGAGAGTGAGCACGAACATGAACAGAAGCATAAGCAGAAGCTTTAGCCGAAGCATGGACGACGTGTTTTCCGGGGGACGACAATCTAGACGAAGCAGTCGACATGCTGAGGAAGACGAAGAGGCTTTAAAATGGGCTGCCATTGAAAAATTGCCAACTTATGATAGGTTAAGGACAACTATCATGCAAACTTTTGAGGATAACGATGAATTTCAAGGAGTTCATAAACAAGTTGATGTTGCTAAGCTTAATATGAATGATCGACAAATGTTCATTGATAAGATTTTTAAGGTTGCTGAAGAAGATAATGAGAAGTTCTTGAGAAAATTTCGACAGAGGATTGAtaa GGTTGGAATAAAACTTCCAGCTGTGGAAGTTCGATATGAACATTTAACAGTTGAAGCAGAATGTCAAATTGGAAGCAGGGCTCTTCCAAGTCTGCCAAATGCTGCAAGAAATATTGCAGAGTCAGTTATAGGTTTATTTGGAATTAATTTGGCTAAGACCACAAAACTCACTATTCTTAAAGATGCCTCTGGCATTTTAAAACCATCAAG AATGACTCTACTATTGGGTCCTCCGTCCTCCGGGAAAACGTCCCTTTTGCTAGCATTGGCCGGAAAGTTGGACCCAAGTCTTAGG gTAAGTGGAGAGATAACCTACAATGGGTATAAAATGAATGAGTTTGTGCCTAGAAAGACATCAGCATATATTAGCCAAAATGATGTTCATGTTGGAGTCATGACAGTAAAAGAAACCCTAGATTTCTCTGCCAGATGTCAAGGAGTTGGAACTCGACatg ATCTcttgagtgagcttgcaagaaGAGAAAAAGATGCAGGAATATTTCCTGAGGCTGAAGTTGACCTTTTCATgaag gcAACTGCAATGAAAGGAGCAGAAAGCAATCTTTTTACCGATTACACTCTCAAA CTCTTAGGTTTGGATATTTGTAAGGACACAATTGTTGGAGATGAAATGCTTAGAGGAATTTCTGGTGGTCAAAAGAAAAGAGTAACAACAG GAGAAATGATTGTTGGACCTACAAAAACATTATTCATGGATGAAATTTCAACTGGGCTAGATAGTTCAACCACATTTCAGATAGTAAAATGCATGCAGCAAATTGCTCATCTTACTGAGGCCACAGTGTTGATGTCTCTGCTTCAGCCAGCTCCAGAAACATTTGATCTGTTTGATGATGTTATTCTATTGTCGGAAGGCCGAATCGTGTATCAGGGTCCACGAAACCACATTCTTGAATTCTTCGAATGCTGCGGATTCCGATGTCCTGAGCGAAAGGGCACTGCAGATTTCTTGCAAGAG GTTACTTCAAAGAAAGACCAAGAACAATACTGGGCAAACAAAATGAGACCATACAGATACATTTCAGTGCCTGAATTTTCAGAAAGATTCAAGAAATTCCATACCGGTATGCAGCTAGATAATGATCTCTCAGTACCATTTGACAAGTCTCAAGGCCATAAAGCAGCTCTAGCATTCTCAAAATACTCAGTCTCCAAAAAAGAGTTATTCAAAACTTGCTGGGATAAAGAATGGCTACTAATTCAAAGGAATTCAGTAGTTTTTGTCTCCAAGATTGTGCAACTTATTATAGTTGCAATCATAGCATCAACCGTGTTTATAAAGCCGAGAATGCACACGAGGAATGAAGGCGACGGGGCAATGTACATCGGCGCGGTTTTGTTTAGTATGATTTGTAATATGTTTAACGGTATTGCTGAGCTTTCTCTGATGATTACGCGGCTGCCGGTGTTTTATAAGCAGAGAGACCTTCTTTTTCATCCACCTTGGACTTTTACTCTCCCAACTTTTCTGCTTCAATTGCCTATGTCCATTATTGAATCTGTTGTTTGGGTCGGCATCACTTATTACTCCATTGGTTTTGCTCCTGAGGCTAGCAG TTTCTTCAAGCATCTGCTACTGATATTCCTGATTCAACAAATGGCTGCTGGGCTGTTTAAGCTTATTGCTGCTGTCTGTCGGACGATGATCATAGCCAACACCGGCGGTGTTCTTATTCTGCTTCTAGTTTTCTTGCTTGGTGGCTTCATTCTGCCTAAAAGTCAGATTCCAAGTTGGTGGGAATGGGCTTACTGGATTTCACCTTTGACTTATGGTTACAATGCCTTTGCTGTGAACGAAATGTACGCGCCTAGATGGATGAATAAACGG GCAGCAGACAATTCGACAAGTTTGGGCGTTGCGGTGCTTAAAAACTTTGATGTTTTCCAAAACAAGAACTGGTATTGGATTGGTGCTGGTGCTCTTCTAGGGTTTGCTGTACTCTTCAATGTCTTATTCACCTTAGCTCTCATGTACTTGAGTG CTCCCGGAAAGAAACAAGCCGTAATCTCTGAGGAAACAGCAATGGAAATGGAAAACGAGGAAGACTCGAACGGTCAACCGAGATTAAGAATGACACAGTCACAGAAAGATACATTTCCTCGTTCATTATCTGCTTCTGATGGAAACAATACAA GGGACATGGCAATGCAAAGAATGAGCAGTCAATCCAGTCCGAATGGACTGAATCGAAATGCAGATTCATCACTCGAGGCAGCTAATGGCGTTGCGGCCAAAAGAGGAATGGTTCTTCCATTCACACCACTAGCCATGTCATTCGACAGTGTCAATTATTACGTCGACATGCCTGCC GAAATGAAGCAACAAGGAGTTGCAGAGGACAGACTGCAACTACTGAGGGAAGTAACAAGTGCATTTAGGCCTGGAGTTCTGACAGCACTAATGGGAGTAAGTGGAGCAGGAAAAACAACATTGATGGATGTTTTGGCAGGACGGAAAACCGGTGGTTACATCGAAGGTGATATCAGAATTTCAGGATTTCCCAAGGTACAAGAAACCTTTGCCAGAATTTCAGGATACTGTGAGCAGAATGATATCCACTCACCCCAAGTTACAGTTAGAGAATCCTTAATCTACTCCGCGTTCCTTCGTCTTCCCAAAGAAGTTAGCAAAGAGGATAAAATG ATCTTTGTGGATGAAGTGATGGAATTGGTAGAGCTTGACAATCTGAAAAATGCACTAGTTGGTCTTCCAGGAGTTACAGGATTGTCAACAGAACAAAGAAAAAGGTTGACAATTGCTGTTGAACTTGTAGCTAATCCTTCAATTATTTTCATGGACGAACCGACTTCCGGTCTCGATGCACGGGCAGCAGCCATTGTTATGAGAACAGTCAGAAACACTGTGGACACCGGAAGAACCGTCGTCTGTACGATCCATCAGCCTAGTATCGACATCTTTGAATCGTTTGATGAGTTGCTACTGATGAAGAGAGGAGGACAAGTTATATACTCAGGACCTTTAGGCACAAATTCCCACAAGATTATTGAATACTTTGAG GCGGTTCCTGGAATCCCGAAAATCAAAGAAAAGTACAACCCGGCGACATGGATGTTAGAAGTGAGCTCAATAGCTGCAGAGGTTCGACTCGGAATGGATTTTGCAGAACATTACAAGCAATCAGCCTTACACCA GAGAAACAAGGGTTTAGCAAAGGAATTAAGCGTACCGCCTACCGGAGCAAAGGATCTTTATTTCGAAACTCAGTATTCTCAATCTTTTTGGGGAcaattcaagtcttgtctttggAAACAGTGGTGGACTTACTGGAGAAGTCCTGATTATAACCTTGTCAGATACTGCTTCACTTTAGTTGCTGCTCTTATGGTTGGGACTATTTTCTGGAAAGTTGGCACTAAAAG GGATAGCTCAAGTGACCTGAGTACAATCATTGGAGCAATGTATGCTGCTGTCTTGTTTATTGGTATCAACAACTGCTCGACAATACAGCCGATTATATCGATTGAAAGAAGTGTATTTTATCGCGAAAGAGCAGCCGGAATGTACTCTTCATTACCTTATGCCCTCGGACAG TTTGTGTGCGAAATTCCATATGTGCTATTTCAAACAACATATTATTCACTGATAGTGTATGCAATGTTAGCATTTGAATGGACCGTAGCCAAATTCTTCTGGTTCTATTTTATTTCCTTCTTCTCGTTCCTCTACTTCACATACTACGGAATGATGACGGTTTCCGTCACGCCAAATCTTCAAGTAGCAGCCATTTTTGCAGCAACATTCTATGCACTTTTCAATCTCTTCTCCGGCTTCTTCATCCCGCGACCG AAAATTCCAAAGTGGTGGGTATGGTACTACTGGATTTGCCCTGTGGCATGGACAGTATACGGACTAATCCTGTCGCAATACCGCGATGCGGAAGACTTAATTACAGTTCCAGGAATGTTGGAAAAGTCTAAAATTAGAGACTATATTCAAGATTTTTACGGCTATGATCCAGATTTCATGGGACCAATTGCTGCAGTTTTGGTTGGATTCACTGTCTTCTTTGCATTTGTCTATGTTTATGCCATAAGGACACTCAACTTTCAGACCAGATAG